A window from Pseudomonas campi encodes these proteins:
- a CDS encoding DUF3999 domain-containing protein: MSKVLLCRPLLLAALLLAPWANAGEQAGDYATRVPLTLAGEGPWYRLELPPALHFAARHADLRDLRVFNGEGEALAYALTLGTAQAAEQRQQVAVKWFPLMGAATAQGAPAIRVQRSTSGTLVEVAPEESAPAEQILRGWLLDASAVDLPLHRLLLDWSADSEGFQRFSIEASDDLQHWSSWGEGSIARLSFANERIDQREVALPGHKARYLRLLWLAPQQAPALTAAQLVSIGNADTAPPLVWSAPLPARSSKAGEYSWELPLSLPIQRVKFSLDQANTLAPVSLSSRRDGKLEWQPLARGLLYRLPQNGKEVRQDEIELYGAPVQQLRLQVDERGGGLGQQAPQLQVAMRSTQVVFLARGSAPYQLAIGKAAGQSAALPLSTLIPGYEPARLSSLGLATAPQQVPAAVEAAAQQAQSQADWKRIGLWAVLLAGVALLGGMAFSLLRKPQTGA; the protein is encoded by the coding sequence ATGAGCAAAGTCTTGTTGTGTCGTCCGTTGCTGCTGGCCGCGCTGCTCTTGGCGCCTTGGGCGAATGCGGGTGAGCAGGCTGGAGACTACGCCACCCGCGTGCCCCTGACGCTGGCTGGCGAGGGCCCCTGGTATCGCCTGGAGCTGCCGCCGGCTCTGCATTTCGCCGCCCGCCATGCAGACTTGCGTGACCTGCGCGTATTCAACGGTGAAGGCGAGGCCCTGGCCTATGCCCTGACCCTCGGTACTGCGCAGGCCGCCGAGCAGCGCCAGCAGGTGGCGGTCAAATGGTTCCCGCTGATGGGCGCGGCGACTGCCCAGGGCGCGCCGGCCATCCGCGTGCAGCGCAGCACCAGCGGCACCCTGGTCGAAGTGGCGCCCGAGGAGTCGGCGCCGGCCGAGCAGATCCTGCGCGGGTGGTTGCTCGACGCCAGTGCCGTGGACCTGCCGTTGCATCGCCTGCTGTTGGACTGGAGCGCCGACAGCGAAGGCTTCCAGCGTTTTTCCATCGAGGCCAGCGACGACCTGCAGCACTGGAGCAGCTGGGGCGAGGGCAGCATCGCGCGTCTGAGCTTCGCCAACGAGCGCATCGACCAGCGCGAGGTCGCGCTGCCGGGGCATAAGGCGCGCTATTTGCGCCTGCTCTGGTTGGCGCCGCAGCAGGCGCCGGCCCTGACAGCCGCGCAGCTGGTCAGCATCGGCAATGCCGACACGGCGCCGCCGCTGGTCTGGTCTGCGCCACTGCCGGCGCGCAGCAGCAAAGCCGGCGAATACAGCTGGGAGCTGCCGCTGTCGCTGCCCATACAACGGGTCAAATTCAGCCTCGATCAGGCCAACACCCTGGCGCCGGTAAGCTTGTCCAGCCGCCGTGATGGCAAGCTGGAGTGGCAGCCGCTGGCCCGCGGTCTGCTCTATCGCCTGCCGCAGAATGGCAAGGAGGTGCGGCAGGACGAGATCGAGCTGTATGGCGCGCCGGTGCAGCAGCTGCGCCTGCAGGTGGACGAGCGCGGCGGCGGCCTGGGCCAGCAGGCGCCGCAATTGCAGGTGGCGATGCGCAGTACCCAGGTGGTGTTCCTCGCCCGCGGTTCGGCGCCTTACCAGCTGGCCATCGGCAAAGCGGCCGGGCAGTCGGCGGCCTTGCCGCTGAGTACGCTGATTCCTGGTTACGAGCCGGCGCGTCTTTCCAGTCTGGGTCTGGCGACGGCGCCGCAGCAGGTGCCGGCGGCTGTCGAGGCGGCCGCGCAGCAGGCGCAGTCGCAGGCGGACTGGAAGCGCATCGGCCTGTGGGCAGTGCTGCTGGCCGGCGTGGCGCTGCTCGGCGGGATGGCCTTCAGCCTGCTGCGCAAGCCACAAACCGGCGCATGA
- a CDS encoding DUF2339 domain-containing protein, producing MQWIFMLVGLVLGALAGESVTSALLGGLIGLGLGQALRLHQLAGENAKLRQELKGFAERFERGTTALYERLLKLEQGGQPAEQSVPAEPAAVVPELVLPAASAPAPVEPDSELVFELPELQPVTEPVLSREQPDSWQSAPIQPARPAEPIAPPAPRKPREPSPIERAIGLAKAWLFGGNTVLRVGVVLLFLGLAFLLRYATEGMVVPVEMRYAGVAASAIALLGLGWWLRERVGSYGLILQGTGVAVLYLTTFAAMRLHPLLDPKMALGLLVLVTVFSAILAVAQNALGLAVAAALGGFAAPILTSTGSGNHVALFSYLILLNSGIFAIAWFKAWRLLNLVGFLGTFGIGFAWGLRYYKAELLWSTEPFLILFFLMYVAIGLLFARRKLREAEAAPQERGELLRWARDKADYVDGSVLFGTPLVGFGLQYAIVQHIEFAAAFSALGLGLFYLLLARVLSGRAPGRTLLLVETCLALGVIFASLAIPLGLDARWTSAAWAVEGAGIFWLGLRQGRPLARAFALLLQLGAALAFLGELSFSMPSATVLGGAPLGALMLGAALLFSFWQLRQAPLETSKAWERRGLPLLAVGGLLFLYLIAPLCFAAEGTAISWALAGLATLWVGLRLQSRTFLFSAFAVQLLGGLIFLSKLQGAEQGEGGVLDSGWRGLLVCSLIGLALVAGMLIAARDKLVSSDRGLLRGLSLVMLVGLVFINLAVLFVLPWHSASAVWAGTGLLIIWLSLRLQLRVSFFFGLLLQVVGGIAFLAASPLLLGYLPSEGLRPLAHAGFWTPLVLAIAAQIGAWRLRHVLLRQQAGELGSLSLQRLSQLLLVWGAGWWALALAAEIVRFVAPGLQGSLLLLAAALSVALWAWLAARLRWRALALLCTLLVPVAGVILLQVGERNYHPAADFGWLAWGLLFAVHLLSLRRLAGLLPGGALSAAHVLGCWLILGVLALELRYLLMLLSEQYNAWRWLGWALLPSAFLLLMAASRPWPWPVAAYPREYRVWAAAPLAVLMLGWFWLANIASAGGAEPLPYIPLVNPLELGLLFSLLGVYQWLRSGLPQLGVAAVRTEQVAQLVAGVSLFALFTATVFRAAHHWGGVPYQLDLLLDSMLVQAGLSIVWTLIALPLMIVGHLRGRRELWLVGAALIGVVVAKLFFVELGNRGGLERIVSFIGVGVLLLVVGYFAPLPPRKADGESAQVKA from the coding sequence ATGCAATGGATCTTCATGCTGGTCGGCCTGGTGCTCGGTGCGCTGGCCGGTGAATCGGTCACCAGTGCCCTGCTTGGCGGTTTGATCGGGTTGGGGCTGGGGCAAGCCCTGCGCCTGCACCAGTTGGCGGGCGAGAACGCCAAGCTGCGCCAGGAACTCAAGGGGTTTGCCGAGCGCTTCGAGCGTGGCACCACGGCACTCTACGAACGCTTGCTCAAGCTGGAGCAGGGCGGCCAACCCGCCGAGCAATCCGTGCCCGCCGAACCCGCTGCCGTTGTGCCAGAGTTGGTGCTGCCGGCCGCGTCTGCACCCGCGCCGGTCGAGCCGGACAGCGAGCTGGTCTTCGAGCTGCCAGAGTTGCAGCCCGTCACCGAGCCGGTGCTGTCCCGCGAGCAGCCGGACAGCTGGCAGTCGGCGCCGATCCAGCCGGCCCGCCCTGCCGAGCCGATCGCGCCGCCTGCTCCCAGAAAGCCCCGCGAACCTTCGCCCATCGAGCGGGCCATCGGTCTGGCCAAGGCCTGGCTGTTCGGTGGCAATACCGTGCTGCGGGTTGGCGTGGTGCTGTTGTTTCTCGGCCTGGCCTTCCTTCTGCGTTATGCCACCGAAGGCATGGTGGTGCCGGTCGAGATGCGTTATGCCGGCGTCGCCGCTAGTGCCATTGCCCTGCTCGGGCTGGGCTGGTGGCTGCGCGAGCGGGTCGGCAGCTACGGCCTGATCCTGCAAGGCACCGGCGTGGCCGTGCTGTACCTGACCACCTTCGCGGCGATGCGCCTGCACCCGCTGCTCGATCCGAAGATGGCCCTCGGCCTGCTGGTGCTGGTCACCGTGTTTTCGGCGATCCTGGCGGTGGCGCAGAACGCCCTGGGTCTGGCGGTGGCGGCGGCGCTGGGCGGCTTCGCCGCACCGATCCTGACCTCCACTGGCAGCGGCAACCATGTGGCGCTGTTTTCCTACTTGATCCTGCTCAACAGCGGCATCTTCGCCATCGCCTGGTTCAAGGCCTGGCGCCTGCTCAACCTGGTCGGTTTCCTCGGCACCTTCGGCATCGGCTTCGCCTGGGGGCTGCGTTACTACAAGGCGGAACTGCTGTGGAGCACCGAGCCATTCCTGATCCTGTTCTTCCTGATGTACGTGGCCATCGGCCTGCTGTTTGCCCGGCGCAAGCTGCGCGAGGCCGAGGCGGCGCCGCAGGAACGTGGCGAACTGCTGCGCTGGGCGCGGGACAAGGCCGATTACGTGGATGGCAGCGTGTTGTTCGGCACGCCGCTGGTGGGCTTCGGCCTGCAGTACGCGATAGTGCAGCACATCGAGTTTGCCGCCGCCTTCAGCGCCCTCGGTCTGGGCCTGTTCTATCTGTTGCTGGCCCGCGTGCTCAGTGGCCGCGCGCCGGGGCGTACGCTGTTGCTGGTGGAAACCTGCCTGGCCCTCGGGGTGATCTTCGCCAGCCTGGCCATCCCGCTGGGCCTGGATGCGCGCTGGACGTCGGCAGCCTGGGCGGTGGAAGGCGCTGGGATCTTCTGGCTCGGCCTGCGCCAGGGGCGGCCGTTGGCGCGCGCCTTTGCCCTGCTGCTGCAGTTGGGCGCGGCGCTGGCGTTCCTCGGTGAACTCAGTTTCAGCATGCCCAGCGCCACGGTGCTGGGGGGCGCGCCATTGGGCGCATTGATGCTCGGTGCGGCGCTGCTGTTCAGCTTCTGGCAACTGCGCCAGGCGCCGCTGGAGACCAGCAAGGCCTGGGAACGCCGTGGCCTGCCGTTGCTGGCAGTGGGCGGGTTGCTGTTTCTCTATCTGATCGCACCGCTGTGTTTCGCCGCCGAGGGCACCGCCATCAGCTGGGCCCTGGCCGGGTTGGCGACGTTGTGGGTTGGCCTGCGCCTGCAGTCGCGCACTTTCCTGTTCAGCGCCTTTGCTGTGCAACTGCTCGGTGGCCTGATCTTCCTCAGCAAGCTGCAGGGGGCAGAACAGGGCGAGGGCGGCGTGCTCGATTCCGGCTGGCGTGGCCTGCTGGTCTGCTCGCTGATCGGCCTGGCGCTGGTGGCCGGCATGCTGATTGCTGCGCGCGACAAGCTGGTCAGCAGCGATCGCGGCCTGCTGCGCGGCTTGTCACTGGTGATGCTGGTCGGCCTGGTGTTCATCAACCTGGCGGTGCTGTTCGTGCTGCCCTGGCACAGCGCCAGCGCGGTGTGGGCGGGCACCGGCCTGCTGATCATCTGGCTCAGCCTGCGCCTGCAGCTGCGCGTCAGTTTCTTCTTCGGCCTGCTGCTGCAGGTGGTTGGCGGCATTGCCTTCCTCGCGGCCAGCCCCCTGCTGCTCGGCTATCTGCCCAGCGAGGGGCTGCGTCCGCTGGCCCATGCCGGCTTCTGGACGCCGCTGGTACTGGCCATTGCCGCGCAGATTGGCGCCTGGCGCCTGCGTCATGTGTTGCTGCGCCAGCAGGCCGGTGAACTGGGCAGCCTGAGCCTGCAGCGCTTGTCGCAACTGTTGCTGGTGTGGGGTGCGGGCTGGTGGGCGCTGGCCCTGGCGGCCGAGATCGTGCGCTTTGTCGCGCCGGGTCTGCAGGGTTCGCTGCTGTTGCTGGCCGCGGCGCTGAGCGTGGCGCTGTGGGCCTGGCTGGCGGCACGTCTGCGCTGGCGCGCCTTGGCCTTGCTGTGCACGCTGCTGGTGCCGGTGGCCGGGGTGATCCTGCTGCAGGTCGGCGAACGCAACTATCACCCGGCGGCGGATTTCGGCTGGTTGGCCTGGGGGCTACTGTTCGCCGTGCACCTGTTGTCGCTGCGCCGCCTCGCGGGCCTGTTGCCGGGTGGTGCCTTGAGTGCCGCCCATGTGCTGGGCTGCTGGTTGATCCTCGGGGTATTGGCGCTGGAGCTGCGCTACCTGCTGATGCTGTTGTCCGAGCAGTACAACGCCTGGCGCTGGCTGGGCTGGGCGTTGCTGCCGAGCGCCTTCCTCCTGCTGATGGCGGCGTCGCGACCATGGCCGTGGCCGGTGGCGGCTTATCCACGCGAATACCGGGTGTGGGCGGCCGCCCCGCTGGCGGTGCTGATGCTCGGCTGGTTCTGGCTGGCCAATATCGCCAGCGCCGGCGGCGCCGAGCCGCTGCCTTATATCCCGCTGGTCAACCCGCTGGAGCTGGGCCTGCTGTTCAGCCTGCTCGGGGTGTATCAGTGGTTGCGCAGCGGGCTGCCGCAGCTGGGCGTTGCGGCGGTGCGCACGGAGCAGGTGGCGCAGCTGGTGGCTGGCGTTTCGCTGTTTGCCCTGTTCACCGCCACGGTGTTCCGCGCCGCTCATCACTGGGGCGGCGTGCCCTATCAGCTCGATTTGCTGCTCGACTCGATGCTGGTGCAGGCCGGCTTGTCCATCGTCTGGACCCTGATCGCCCTGCCGCTGATGATCGTCGGTCACCTGCGCGGCCGGCGCGAACTGTGGCTGGTGGGTGCCGCACTGATCGGCGTGGTGGTGGCCAAGTTGTTCTTCGTCGAGCTGGGCAACCGCGGTGGCCTGGAACGCATCGTGTCCTTTATCGGCGTCGGCGTGTTGTTGCTGGTCGTCGGCTATTTCGCACCGCTGCCGCCACGCAAGGCGGACGGTGAATCCGCACAGGTGAAAGCATGA
- a CDS encoding acyl-CoA dehydrogenase C-terminal domain-containing protein, which yields MADYKAPLRDMRFVLNEVFEVSKLWAQLPALAEVVDEDTAAAILEEAGKVTGGVIAPLNRSGDEEGCSWTDGAVKTPAGFPQAYQTYAEGGWVGVGGDPVFGGMGMPKVISAQVEEMVNSANLSFGLYPMLTAGACLSINAHASEELKEQYLPNMYGGTWAGSMCLTEPHAGTDLGIIRTKAEPQADGSYKISGTKIFITGGEHDLTENIIHLVLAKLPDAPAGPKGISLFLVPKFMVNADGSLGEKNALSCGSIEHKMGIKASATCVMNFDGATGWIVDAPNKGLAAMFTMMNYERLGVGIQGLSLGERSYQNAVEYACDRIQSRAPTGPVAKDKAADPIIVHPDVRRMLLTMKALNEGGRAFSSYVAMQLDTAKFSEDAATRKRAEELVALLTPVAKAFLTDMALETTTHGQQIFGGHGYVREWGQEQLIRDCRITQIYEGTNGIQALDLVGRKVVGSGGAFYKHFAEEIKAFTDSADASLAEFINPLKDAIANLELMTADLLERAKANPNEVGAASVEYLHVFGYTAYAYMWALMARTALAKQDQGDFYVSKLGTARFFFARLLPRIHSLTASVKAGSESLYLLDAAQF from the coding sequence ATGGCTGACTACAAAGCTCCCCTGCGCGACATGCGCTTCGTGCTCAATGAAGTGTTCGAAGTTTCCAAGCTGTGGGCACAGTTGCCGGCCCTGGCCGAAGTGGTGGACGAAGACACCGCCGCAGCCATCCTCGAAGAAGCAGGCAAGGTCACCGGTGGCGTGATCGCCCCGCTCAATCGCAGCGGCGACGAAGAAGGCTGCTCCTGGACCGACGGTGCGGTGAAAACCCCGGCCGGTTTCCCGCAGGCCTACCAGACCTATGCCGAAGGCGGCTGGGTTGGCGTCGGTGGTGACCCGGTATTCGGCGGCATGGGCATGCCCAAGGTGATCTCGGCCCAGGTCGAGGAAATGGTCAACTCGGCCAACCTGTCGTTCGGCTTGTACCCGATGCTGACCGCCGGTGCCTGCCTGTCGATCAATGCCCACGCCAGCGAAGAGCTGAAAGAGCAATACCTGCCGAACATGTACGGCGGCACCTGGGCGGGCTCCATGTGCCTGACCGAGCCGCATGCCGGCACCGACCTGGGCATCATCCGCACCAAGGCCGAACCGCAGGCCGACGGCAGCTACAAAATCTCCGGCACCAAGATCTTCATCACCGGCGGTGAGCACGACCTGACCGAGAACATCATCCACTTGGTGCTGGCCAAGCTGCCGGACGCCCCGGCCGGTCCGAAAGGCATCTCGCTGTTCCTGGTGCCGAAGTTTATGGTCAATGCCGACGGCTCGCTGGGCGAGAAGAACGCGCTGTCCTGTGGTTCGATCGAGCACAAGATGGGCATCAAGGCTTCGGCCACCTGCGTGATGAACTTCGACGGCGCCACTGGCTGGATCGTCGATGCGCCGAACAAGGGCCTCGCCGCCATGTTCACCATGATGAACTACGAGCGTCTGGGCGTCGGCATCCAGGGTCTGTCCCTGGGTGAGCGCAGCTACCAGAACGCCGTGGAGTACGCCTGCGATCGCATCCAGAGCCGCGCGCCGACCGGCCCGGTGGCTAAAGACAAGGCCGCCGACCCGATCATCGTGCACCCGGACGTCCGTCGCATGCTGTTGACCATGAAAGCGCTGAACGAAGGTGGTCGCGCCTTCTCCAGCTACGTGGCCATGCAGCTCGACACCGCCAAGTTCAGCGAAGACGCCGCCACCCGCAAGCGCGCGGAAGAGCTGGTTGCTCTGCTGACCCCGGTGGCCAAGGCCTTCCTCACCGACATGGCGCTGGAAACCACCACTCACGGTCAGCAGATTTTCGGCGGCCACGGCTACGTCCGTGAGTGGGGCCAGGAGCAGCTGATCCGCGACTGCCGCATCACCCAGATCTACGAAGGCACCAACGGCATCCAGGCGCTCGACTTGGTCGGTCGTAAAGTCGTCGGCAGCGGCGGTGCGTTCTACAAGCACTTCGCCGAAGAGATCAAGGCCTTCACCGACAGCGCCGACGCCTCCCTGGCCGAGTTCATCAACCCGCTGAAAGACGCCATCGCCAACCTGGAATTGATGACCGCCGATCTGCTGGAGCGCGCCAAGGCCAACCCGAACGAAGTCGGCGCCGCTTCGGTCGAATACCTGCATGTGTTCGGTTATACCGCCTATGCCTACATGTGGGCCCTGATGGCGCGCACCGCGCTGGCCAAGCAGGATCAAGGCGATTTCTACGTCAGCAAACTGGGCACCGCGCGTTTCTTCTTCGCCCGCCTGCTGCCGCGCATCCACTCGCTGACCGCTTCGGTCAAGGCTGGTAGCGAAAGCCTGTACCTGCTGGACGCCGCTCAGTTCTAA